The following proteins are co-located in the Corynebacterium kalinowskii genome:
- a CDS encoding PrsW family intramembrane metalloprotease, producing MGFGLGLLFVAIYLVAGILLFRAGPLWPSAGPLYVVACLVWGAAISLGLVFLPALGWVEITDRLGWDAVQASFAGAYPEEIAKALGVLVMLYAFRRLNRPWHGFVTGGLVGLGFEVNENLLYGAVGAVLDANSDFDGAVQTWGVRLLAGPGLHIVLTALSGWGIGLALFQRDSLKGLWWVFVAFSLHFLWNIMWPTEVAMVAHYVVMSAIIYPLFMWIYVQAVRRRKSDNSYVLLM from the coding sequence GTGGGCTTTGGTCTCGGTCTGCTGTTTGTTGCGATTTATCTCGTCGCCGGAATCCTGCTGTTTCGCGCCGGGCCGCTCTGGCCGTCCGCGGGGCCACTCTATGTGGTGGCCTGCCTGGTGTGGGGTGCTGCGATCTCCCTTGGCCTGGTGTTCTTGCCGGCGCTGGGGTGGGTGGAGATCACGGATCGGTTGGGCTGGGATGCGGTACAAGCGTCGTTCGCGGGAGCCTATCCAGAGGAAATCGCGAAAGCCCTCGGGGTCCTGGTGATGCTGTATGCGTTCCGCAGGCTGAATCGGCCGTGGCATGGCTTCGTCACGGGCGGACTGGTCGGTCTTGGTTTCGAGGTCAACGAAAATCTGCTTTATGGCGCCGTGGGCGCAGTTCTCGATGCCAACAGTGATTTTGATGGTGCCGTTCAAACATGGGGAGTGCGGCTGCTGGCCGGTCCCGGATTGCACATCGTGCTTACGGCGCTGTCGGGCTGGGGAATCGGGTTGGCGCTCTTCCAGCGCGACTCTTTGAAGGGGTTGTGGTGGGTCTTTGTAGCCTTCTCCCTGCACTTCTTGTGGAACATCATGTGGCCAACGGAAGTGGCCATGGTGGCCCACTACGTGGTGATGTCCGCCATCATCTATCCGCTCTTCATGTGGATCTACGTCCAGGCTGTTAGGAGAAGAAAGTCAGACAACTCTTACGTGTTACTGATGTGA
- a CDS encoding glycoside hydrolase family 25 protein produces the protein MRIRRILLPFILSATFLTPAAIADSTHAPSGIDVASWQGNIDWASVNQSQEFAFVKATEGLGYQNPQYTTDIQQSRTNGLIVGAYHYARPGTDPVAQAAEFAAAYNAHPQDLPPVMDLEQTDGLNPDQLQAWTRTFLGETERLTGRKPIVYTYRYFWQQDMANTTEFNRYPLWLAAYQNDVPGQLPGGWDQMAFWQRADDGRVSGIHTPVDMNLFNGTPSQLNGFSGYGGVLTPGETVATGFDLGASSKELIAALLAAVGALGILPADQAGALAQQLGGAAGLEGDVAGALGGLVKQLDGNLPVGDLQAMAQGNYTIGDLLLLLNAAGHQVP, from the coding sequence ATGCGTATTCGACGGATTCTTCTGCCATTTATTCTTTCCGCCACGTTTCTCACCCCTGCAGCCATCGCTGACAGCACCCACGCCCCTTCTGGCATCGACGTTGCCAGCTGGCAGGGAAACATCGACTGGGCATCCGTGAACCAGTCACAGGAATTCGCCTTTGTGAAGGCTACCGAGGGACTCGGCTACCAGAATCCGCAATACACCACTGACATTCAGCAATCCCGGACCAACGGCCTCATCGTCGGCGCCTACCACTACGCCAGGCCAGGCACCGATCCAGTAGCCCAGGCTGCCGAGTTTGCGGCTGCCTACAATGCTCACCCGCAAGACCTGCCACCCGTCATGGATCTTGAGCAAACTGATGGCCTGAATCCGGACCAACTGCAAGCCTGGACTCGCACCTTCCTCGGCGAAACCGAGCGCCTGACCGGGCGCAAGCCCATCGTCTACACCTACCGCTACTTCTGGCAGCAAGACATGGCCAACACTACCGAGTTCAACCGCTACCCACTGTGGCTCGCCGCTTACCAAAACGATGTCCCGGGGCAGCTACCCGGTGGCTGGGACCAGATGGCATTTTGGCAGCGTGCCGACGACGGCCGCGTCAGCGGAATCCATACCCCCGTGGACATGAACCTATTCAACGGCACCCCATCCCAGCTCAATGGATTCTCCGGCTACGGCGGAGTCCTCACCCCAGGCGAGACTGTCGCAACCGGGTTTGACCTGGGAGCCTCCAGCAAGGAGCTCATCGCGGCCCTGCTTGCAGCAGTGGGAGCTCTGGGCATCCTGCCTGCCGATCAGGCCGGAGCGTTGGCGCAGCAGCTCGGCGGAGCAGCAGGCCTGGAAGGGGATGTGGCCGGCGCCCTCGGTGGCTTAGTGAAGCAACTCGATGGCAATCTTCCCGTGGGAGACCTGCAGGCCATGGCGCAGGGCAACTACACGATCGGTGATTTGCTCCTGCTGCTCAACGCGGCCGGGCACCAAGTGCCTTAG
- a CDS encoding SulP family inorganic anion transporter, with protein sequence MIPPRLKGSQLAYAESAIPVSLVGSFRYAFATKGQLRKEIFGGLIVALALIPESIAFSVIAGVDPAVGLFSSVIMAIVISFTGGRPAMIAAATGAVAVVIAPVARTYGLDYFLATVILAGIFQLVLAAVGVAKLMRFLPRSVMVGFVNALALVVLMAQLPHLIGVPLLVYPLVVAGVAVLLLLPRLSTAIPGPLVVVVILTALTAGLGWNVPTVRGQGELPTSLPELLVPNVPLTWETFRIIAPFALGMALVGLMESLLTAKLIDDITASHSSKARESFGQGVANICSGLFGGMGGCTMIGQTLINVKELGARTRLSTLLAGSFLLALLMLLQDVVGLIPMAALVAIMLIVVLRSFDWHSVAPRTLRAMPVSETLVMLTTVVVTLATSNLAIGVVTGVLVAMVNFARHVAQMVEVAETPEGYRVTGQLFFASSNDLIYFFDYSRALPEVVIDFSGATVWDTSAAATLDAISQKYQDRGIPVHFTGLDAASAERVERFAES encoded by the coding sequence TTGATTCCACCAAGACTGAAAGGCTCCCAGTTGGCGTACGCAGAATCCGCAATCCCCGTGTCCCTCGTAGGGTCCTTCCGCTACGCCTTCGCCACCAAGGGCCAGCTCCGCAAAGAGATCTTCGGCGGGTTAATTGTCGCACTGGCGCTCATCCCTGAGTCGATCGCGTTTTCGGTGATCGCGGGCGTGGACCCGGCCGTGGGTCTCTTCTCGAGCGTCATCATGGCCATCGTCATTTCCTTCACCGGTGGCCGCCCTGCGATGATCGCTGCCGCTACGGGCGCAGTCGCGGTAGTGATTGCGCCCGTAGCCAGGACATATGGGCTCGACTACTTCCTCGCGACCGTGATCCTGGCTGGCATTTTCCAGCTGGTGCTCGCGGCTGTGGGCGTCGCAAAGCTCATGCGCTTTCTGCCACGCAGCGTCATGGTTGGCTTCGTGAACGCGCTGGCGCTCGTGGTGCTGATGGCCCAGCTGCCGCACCTGATCGGCGTGCCGCTGCTGGTGTACCCGCTGGTCGTTGCAGGTGTGGCGGTGCTGCTGTTGTTGCCGCGCTTATCGACGGCCATCCCCGGCCCACTCGTCGTGGTGGTCATCTTGACCGCTCTGACAGCCGGATTGGGTTGGAATGTGCCGACGGTACGTGGCCAAGGCGAATTGCCAACATCGCTCCCTGAATTGCTGGTGCCAAACGTCCCGCTGACCTGGGAAACCTTCCGCATCATTGCCCCGTTTGCATTGGGGATGGCTTTGGTCGGCCTGATGGAGTCACTTCTGACTGCGAAGTTGATCGATGACATCACTGCCTCGCATAGTTCTAAGGCGCGAGAGAGTTTCGGGCAGGGCGTGGCCAACATCTGTTCTGGGTTGTTTGGTGGCATGGGCGGTTGCACGATGATCGGCCAGACCTTGATTAACGTCAAGGAACTCGGCGCGCGTACCCGCTTGTCCACGCTGCTCGCAGGCAGTTTTTTGCTCGCTTTGCTCATGCTGTTGCAGGACGTGGTGGGGCTCATTCCGATGGCGGCGCTCGTCGCAATCATGCTGATTGTGGTGCTGCGATCGTTTGATTGGCATTCGGTGGCCCCGCGGACGCTGCGGGCCATGCCGGTGTCGGAGACCCTGGTCATGCTGACAACCGTGGTGGTGACGCTCGCGACCTCGAACCTTGCCATTGGCGTGGTGACTGGTGTGCTCGTGGCCATGGTGAACTTCGCTCGCCACGTCGCCCAAATGGTCGAGGTGGCTGAGACTCCCGAAGGCTACCGCGTTACCGGCCAGCTATTTTTCGCCTCCAGCAACGACCTCATCTACTTCTTCGACTACAGTCGCGCGCTGCCGGAAGTCGTTATCGACTTCTCCGGGGCCACCGTGTGGGACACTTCGGCGGCCGCCACACTCGATGCCATCTCGCAGAAATACCAGGATCGTGGCATCCCTGTTCATTTCACCGGACTTGACGCAGCGAGCGCGGAGCGGGTGGAGCGGTTTGCGGAGTCATGA
- a CDS encoding ABC transporter ATP-binding protein translates to MLKVDCTYGHKLPIGHLDMTFVPGGMYGLRGPNGAGKSTLLSTIAGELDPIEGAIDFDGDGVIMRVGDPIFYPDLTVSEHLKLLTDESDELVDTWRLEDLLPHPPMWLSSGQRQRVFLASQLAVPADVVLIDEPERHLDQNWIEFLCTQLQDRAKDDIVIVASHADIVLQACAEIIDLS, encoded by the coding sequence ATGTTGAAAGTGGATTGCACTTACGGCCACAAGCTTCCCATCGGCCACCTGGACATGACTTTCGTGCCGGGCGGAATGTATGGACTTCGGGGCCCAAATGGTGCGGGAAAATCCACCCTGCTCAGCACTATCGCGGGCGAGCTGGACCCCATCGAAGGTGCCATCGATTTCGATGGTGACGGCGTCATCATGCGGGTTGGTGACCCGATCTTTTACCCAGACCTCACGGTATCGGAGCACCTCAAGCTGCTGACCGATGAGTCCGATGAGCTGGTGGACACCTGGCGACTCGAGGATCTACTTCCGCATCCGCCGATGTGGCTGTCTAGCGGCCAACGTCAACGCGTATTTCTAGCTTCTCAACTCGCAGTTCCTGCTGATGTGGTGCTCATCGACGAACCGGAACGTCACCTGGATCAGAATTGGATCGAATTCCTCTGCACACAGCTTCAGGATCGGGCGAAAGATGACATCGTGATCGTAGCCTCGCATGCCGACATCGTCTTGCAAGCATGCGCCGAGATCATTGACCTGTCATGA
- a CDS encoding PadR family transcriptional regulator has product MSIKFALLSLLGEQPQGSAQLQATFHERTDNTWPLNIGQVYQTVKRLQRDALIEVTGREGKADIFSLTADGKRELQEWLATAVEKPADDRDELVIRMAVVQDRGPLIKVQREANMARLRKLTRMQAEGAAELLKQRQIFDLEAEARWLDYLEEQS; this is encoded by the coding sequence GTGTCCATCAAATTCGCTCTACTCAGCCTCCTTGGGGAACAACCACAAGGATCGGCGCAGCTGCAAGCTACGTTCCACGAACGTACTGATAACACTTGGCCGCTCAACATCGGCCAGGTGTATCAAACCGTCAAGCGGTTACAAAGAGATGCGTTGATCGAGGTCACGGGACGTGAAGGCAAGGCCGACATTTTCAGCCTCACCGCCGACGGGAAGCGCGAGCTCCAGGAATGGTTGGCAACGGCCGTCGAAAAGCCTGCGGATGACCGCGATGAGTTGGTGATTCGGATGGCCGTCGTGCAGGATCGCGGGCCTCTGATCAAGGTGCAACGCGAGGCGAACATGGCGCGCCTGCGCAAATTGACCCGTATGCAGGCCGAAGGTGCGGCCGAATTGCTCAAGCAACGGCAGATCTTCGATCTCGAAGCCGAGGCGCGCTGGCTCGACTACCTGGAGGAACAATCATGA
- a CDS encoding M13 family metallopeptidase translates to MDNLYEEVNGQWLATHVIPEDRAVDGTFHKLRDDAEAAVHELVQQHPLYTGFMDVATLNSLGVAPLAEDLDLLSLPVTEAIGKLWRTGVSAPIGAYVAKDSASEESLVYLYQAGLGLPDEAYYREHPEILAAYEQHVERMLEFLDKSELSPLVVALEKKLAAAHWTNVEARDAQKTFNPSEFSELPQPIQSLLTAAGIPQHRVINMMPSFTTALAELLETEDWTPWLTWHVLSARAPYLTEEISHANWEFYGRTLTGATSQRDRWKRAVGLVESQVGEEIGKAYVAQHFPPAHKDYMSDLVSKLLKAYESRISQLEWMTPDTRARALEKLAKFRAKIGYPDQWRSFDELTFGPSLVANVRAASAFNHDYEVAKIGKPADRDEWVTTPQTVNAFYNPVVNDITFPAAILQPPFFDPTASEAANFGAIGAVIGHEIGHGFDDQGSHYDGDGNLNSWWTTADREAFAALTSKLVSQFDGLIPSVLEGKEGIKGVNGEFTLGENIGDLGGLGIAVTAFLMSGGSRPELPELFLSWARIWRTAIRPEMAEQYLAIDPHSPAEFRCNVIAANIDEFYEAFEVGEMAIPAEERVRIW, encoded by the coding sequence ATGGACAACCTGTACGAAGAAGTCAACGGCCAGTGGCTGGCCACCCACGTCATCCCCGAGGACCGGGCCGTAGACGGCACCTTCCACAAGCTTCGCGACGACGCCGAGGCCGCCGTCCACGAATTGGTGCAACAGCACCCCCTCTACACCGGCTTCATGGACGTTGCCACCCTGAACTCTTTGGGCGTTGCCCCACTCGCTGAGGATCTTGATCTGCTTTCCCTGCCCGTGACTGAGGCAATCGGCAAGCTGTGGCGCACCGGCGTTTCCGCACCTATTGGCGCTTATGTAGCCAAGGACTCGGCATCGGAAGAGTCTCTGGTGTACCTCTACCAGGCCGGACTGGGCTTGCCTGACGAGGCCTACTACCGCGAGCACCCGGAAATCTTGGCGGCTTACGAACAGCACGTTGAGCGGATGTTGGAATTCCTGGACAAGTCCGAGCTGTCACCCCTCGTGGTTGCTCTGGAGAAGAAGCTCGCCGCCGCGCACTGGACCAACGTGGAGGCGCGCGACGCCCAGAAGACCTTCAACCCGAGTGAATTCTCCGAGTTGCCTCAGCCTATTCAGTCTTTGCTTACCGCCGCCGGCATTCCGCAGCACCGTGTGATCAACATGATGCCTTCCTTCACCACCGCGCTTGCCGAGCTCCTGGAGACCGAGGACTGGACGCCGTGGCTGACCTGGCACGTCCTTTCCGCCCGCGCACCGTATCTCACCGAAGAGATCTCCCATGCGAACTGGGAGTTCTATGGCCGCACCCTCACCGGCGCGACCTCGCAAAGGGATCGGTGGAAGCGCGCTGTCGGCCTGGTTGAGTCGCAGGTAGGCGAGGAAATCGGCAAGGCCTACGTGGCCCAGCACTTCCCACCCGCACACAAGGACTACATGTCCGATCTGGTGTCCAAGCTACTCAAGGCCTACGAATCCCGAATCTCTCAACTCGAGTGGATGACGCCGGACACCCGTGCCCGCGCGCTGGAGAAGCTGGCAAAGTTCCGCGCAAAAATCGGTTACCCGGATCAGTGGCGCTCCTTCGACGAGCTCACTTTTGGCCCGTCATTGGTAGCCAATGTCCGCGCCGCCTCCGCCTTCAACCACGACTATGAAGTAGCCAAAATCGGCAAACCAGCTGACCGCGACGAGTGGGTCACCACCCCACAGACCGTCAACGCTTTCTACAATCCGGTGGTCAATGACATCACCTTCCCCGCCGCCATCCTCCAACCGCCGTTCTTTGACCCCACCGCCTCCGAGGCCGCCAACTTCGGCGCCATCGGCGCGGTCATCGGCCACGAGATCGGGCACGGCTTCGACGACCAGGGCTCGCATTACGACGGCGACGGCAACCTGAACTCCTGGTGGACCACCGCTGACCGCGAAGCTTTCGCTGCACTCACCTCCAAGTTGGTGTCCCAGTTCGATGGACTGATCCCATCTGTTTTGGAGGGCAAGGAAGGAATCAAGGGCGTGAACGGTGAGTTCACCCTGGGCGAAAACATCGGTGACCTCGGCGGACTCGGCATTGCAGTGACCGCTTTCCTCATGTCCGGTGGCTCTCGCCCCGAATTGCCAGAGCTCTTTCTCTCGTGGGCGAGGATCTGGCGCACCGCGATCCGCCCAGAGATGGCTGAACAGTACTTGGCGATCGACCCGCACTCCCCTGCCGAGTTCCGCTGCAACGTGATCGCGGCCAACATCGACGAGTTCTACGAAGCCTTCGAGGTCGGCGAGATGGCTATTCCAGCCGAGGAGCGCGTGCGGATCTGGTAG
- a CDS encoding ABC transporter ATP-binding protein produces MKLENITHSYPDGSQVRTVLRDVTLEVAPGELVAVMGPSGAGKTTLLRIAGLLEEPTRGRVLIDGKDCATLDSNQRADLRRDHLGFVFQDYNLIDTLTIAENVALPLELAKIPDARTAALQELENLGLSAVADSFPADVSGGEKQRAAIARAFIGPRSVILADEPTGALDTANSDAVMRLIRSRVDEGASGLLVTHEPRLAAYADRSVRLKDGELQ; encoded by the coding sequence ATGAAGCTTGAAAACATCACCCATTCCTACCCCGACGGCTCACAAGTACGCACCGTCCTGCGGGATGTGACTCTGGAGGTCGCACCGGGCGAACTCGTCGCCGTCATGGGACCTTCCGGTGCCGGCAAAACCACGTTGCTGCGGATTGCTGGGCTGCTCGAAGAGCCCACCCGAGGCCGCGTGCTTATCGACGGCAAAGACTGCGCAACCCTTGACAGCAACCAGCGCGCTGACCTGCGACGTGATCATCTCGGATTCGTTTTCCAGGACTACAACCTTATTGACACCCTGACCATCGCGGAGAACGTAGCTCTGCCGCTCGAATTAGCAAAGATCCCGGATGCCCGCACGGCTGCACTCCAGGAACTGGAGAACCTCGGTCTCAGCGCGGTAGCCGACTCATTCCCTGCTGACGTGTCCGGTGGCGAAAAGCAGCGCGCAGCAATTGCCCGTGCATTCATCGGCCCCCGATCCGTCATCTTGGCAGACGAACCTACCGGCGCCCTCGACACCGCCAACTCCGATGCCGTTATGCGCTTGATCCGCTCCCGGGTCGATGAAGGTGCCTCTGGGCTACTCGTCACCCATGAGCCACGTTTGGCAGCGTATGCAGATCGCAGCGTACGACTTAAGGATGGTGAGCTGCAATGA
- a CDS encoding arabinosyltransferase domain-containing protein yields MSKAANQAPNWLKTTAIISGLAGFFLFLLTPFLPVNQTQSSFDWPQQGLNSVNAPLLSYAPQEVSLKVPVSATEKLPDKEWMVLGTLPADSKDATARGMFVRSTDQGLDVVVRDRVPMSIPKAQLPADGVLEVSSTATETTVKFGSKTEVVEGDYRPQLTGIYTDLPRGENIEGISAHVEINSRFTSSPSALKYIAMWLGLAMTVVALWCLHRIDILDGRKSRNFFPPEWWKLKPLDGIVGAILLLWHFIGANTADDGYLLTMARLSHDSGYMANYYRWFGVPESPFGAPYYDLLALMAHVSTSSIWMRLPALLAGWLVWLLITREVLPRLGTRIGDRRVAHWTAAFSFLSFWIVYNNGTRPEPVIALGALLTWVCMERAIATSRLLPAAIAVILATLSLGAGPTGLMAVAALLAGLSSLIRIMYRRLPLLGAPHGGKGTFTASLALVAPFLAAGTAILLAVFGDQTLTTVMEAISVRAEKGPALAWYMEWVRYESLMGQTVDGSFTRRFAVIMVFVSVALVLASMLRHGRVPGSAQGPSLRLLLTFLGTLFFMMFTPTKWTHHFGVWAGIGAAMAGLAAVALSHMALKSARSRTLLFGGILFILAFCLSGPNGWWYISSFGIPWYDKTVQFKGIEASSVMLAIALLVLLVGVIQSFVSDVRTAQAEVAGELDELRADRKERLQRFQGLAASPIAVVSAVVMVFTLLSLGKGFISQYPAYSVGLGNFRAAAGDHCALANDAMLETNSNDSFLKTVDGTPLGKSLESGKPRGFGANNIPTSINAEAVGVEKSEGTIGGATASQDTTETGGGQQTGNTGGTRDDQGVNGSKAQLPFGLDHTEIPVVGSYTEGPQFPAELTSSWYTLPARSEKTPLVVISAAGRIYHHDINGVEQKGQKLVLEYATVNGSDVSNVGKLEPLDIGPTPSWRNLRIPMSSIPESANAVRIVAEDQNLDPEQWLAFLPPRVPELSSLNDVIGSEDPGLLDWAVSLQFPCQRTFGHYAGVAELPKFRVAPDHPGKVTLSPVMDYAGGGVLGLTEAVNTSVEIPGYLKDDWHRDWGSITRYYPRTNTRGEAPDVAVIDHKVVQRSGLWNPGPMQTSE; encoded by the coding sequence GTGTCAAAAGCAGCCAACCAAGCCCCGAACTGGTTAAAAACCACCGCGATTATTTCAGGTCTGGCGGGATTTTTCCTCTTCCTCCTCACGCCGTTCCTGCCGGTCAATCAAACGCAGTCGTCGTTCGATTGGCCGCAGCAGGGCCTTAACAGCGTCAACGCGCCTCTGCTTTCCTACGCGCCACAGGAGGTGAGCCTCAAGGTCCCAGTATCTGCGACCGAGAAGCTTCCCGACAAGGAGTGGATGGTCCTAGGTACGCTACCTGCCGATTCCAAGGACGCCACCGCCCGCGGCATGTTCGTTCGTTCCACTGATCAAGGCCTAGATGTGGTCGTGCGCGACCGCGTTCCAATGAGCATCCCGAAGGCGCAGTTACCTGCCGACGGCGTCCTCGAGGTGAGCTCCACGGCCACCGAAACCACTGTAAAGTTCGGCTCCAAGACTGAAGTTGTTGAGGGCGATTACCGTCCACAGCTCACCGGCATTTATACCGACTTGCCTCGCGGCGAGAACATCGAAGGTATCAGCGCCCATGTGGAGATCAACTCCCGCTTCACTTCGAGCCCGAGCGCACTGAAGTACATCGCCATGTGGCTGGGTTTGGCCATGACCGTGGTTGCCCTGTGGTGCTTGCACCGCATTGATATCCTCGATGGCCGCAAATCCCGAAACTTCTTCCCTCCAGAGTGGTGGAAACTCAAGCCTCTCGACGGCATCGTTGGCGCCATCCTCTTGCTGTGGCATTTCATCGGCGCGAACACCGCAGATGACGGCTACCTGCTGACCATGGCTCGACTGTCGCATGACTCGGGTTACATGGCCAACTACTATCGCTGGTTCGGCGTTCCAGAATCTCCATTCGGAGCCCCGTACTACGACCTCCTGGCGCTCATGGCCCACGTGTCTACTAGCTCCATTTGGATGCGTCTGCCGGCCCTGCTGGCAGGTTGGCTCGTGTGGCTGCTGATCACGCGTGAGGTGCTGCCTCGTTTGGGTACCCGCATCGGTGACCGTCGAGTAGCGCACTGGACGGCCGCGTTTTCCTTCCTGAGCTTCTGGATCGTCTACAACAACGGCACCCGCCCTGAGCCGGTTATCGCCCTCGGCGCGCTGCTGACCTGGGTTTGTATGGAGCGCGCGATCGCGACTTCGCGACTCCTTCCGGCCGCCATCGCCGTCATTTTGGCTACCTTGTCTTTGGGCGCGGGTCCTACCGGCCTGATGGCCGTGGCTGCGCTCCTCGCGGGCCTGTCCAGCCTGATTCGCATCATGTACCGTCGCCTGCCGCTGCTCGGCGCGCCACACGGTGGCAAGGGCACCTTCACCGCCTCATTGGCATTGGTCGCCCCGTTCCTAGCCGCCGGCACCGCGATTTTGCTGGCTGTCTTCGGCGACCAGACCCTGACGACCGTAATGGAAGCCATCAGCGTCCGCGCCGAAAAGGGCCCGGCCCTGGCGTGGTACATGGAGTGGGTCCGCTACGAGTCGCTCATGGGCCAGACTGTGGACGGTTCCTTTACCCGCCGCTTCGCAGTCATCATGGTGTTCGTGTCTGTGGCACTGGTACTGGCATCGATGCTGCGCCACGGCCGGGTACCGGGTTCCGCGCAGGGGCCGTCGCTACGCCTGCTGCTCACCTTCCTGGGCACCTTGTTCTTCATGATGTTCACCCCAACCAAGTGGACGCACCACTTCGGCGTGTGGGCGGGCATCGGCGCTGCCATGGCTGGCCTTGCGGCTGTCGCCCTGTCACATATGGCGCTGAAGTCCGCACGCTCCCGCACGCTGCTCTTCGGCGGCATCCTGTTCATCCTGGCGTTCTGCCTGTCTGGCCCGAACGGCTGGTGGTACATCTCCAGCTTCGGCATCCCTTGGTACGACAAGACTGTCCAGTTCAAGGGCATCGAGGCTTCCAGCGTCATGCTGGCCATTGCGCTCCTGGTGCTCCTGGTCGGTGTCATCCAGTCCTTCGTCTCTGACGTGCGCACCGCACAAGCTGAGGTCGCTGGCGAGCTGGACGAGCTCCGCGCTGACCGAAAGGAACGACTGCAGCGCTTCCAGGGCCTGGCAGCCTCCCCTATCGCCGTGGTCTCCGCAGTGGTGATGGTGTTCACCCTGCTGAGCTTGGGCAAGGGCTTCATCTCCCAGTACCCTGCCTACTCTGTCGGCCTGGGCAACTTCCGTGCCGCCGCAGGCGACCACTGCGCTCTGGCCAACGATGCCATGCTGGAGACCAACTCCAACGACTCGTTCCTGAAGACCGTCGACGGCACCCCGCTCGGCAAGTCTCTCGAGTCCGGCAAACCTCGCGGCTTCGGCGCCAACAACATTCCGACCTCGATTAATGCCGAAGCTGTCGGCGTAGAGAAGTCGGAAGGCACCATCGGTGGCGCCACCGCTTCCCAGGACACCACTGAAACCGGTGGCGGTCAGCAGACCGGTAACACCGGTGGTACGCGTGACGACCAAGGCGTTAACGGATCCAAGGCACAGCTGCCATTCGGTCTCGACCACACCGAGATCCCGGTGGTCGGCTCCTACACCGAAGGTCCGCAGTTCCCGGCTGAACTCACCAGCTCCTGGTACACGCTGCCAGCGCGCTCCGAGAAGACCCCACTGGTGGTCATCTCCGCCGCCGGCCGCATTTACCACCACGACATCAACGGTGTGGAGCAAAAGGGCCAGAAGCTCGTCCTTGAGTATGCAACCGTGAACGGCTCTGATGTGAGCAATGTCGGCAAGCTCGAGCCACTCGACATTGGCCCAACTCCGTCCTGGCGTAACCTGCGTATCCCGATGTCCTCGATTCCTGAGTCCGCAAACGCCGTGCGTATCGTAGCCGAGGACCAGAACCTCGACCCTGAGCAGTGGCTGGCATTCCTGCCACCGCGCGTGCCAGAGCTTTCCTCGCTCAACGACGTCATCGGCTCCGAAGACCCAGGCCTGCTCGACTGGGCTGTCTCCCTGCAGTTCCCTTGCCAGCGCACCTTCGGCCACTACGCCGGTGTCGCCGAGCTTCCGAAGTTCCGTGTAGCACCTGACCATCCGGGCAAGGTCACCCTTTCCCCAGTGATGGACTACGCCGGTGGTGGCGTCCTGGGCTTGACCGAGGCAGTGAACACCTCCGTGGAAATCCCTGGCTACCTGAAGGACGACTGGCATCGCGACTGGGGCTCCATCACCCGCTACTACCCGCGCACCAACACTCGCGGCGAAGCACCTGATGTGGCCGTCATCGACCACAAGGTAGTCCAACGCTCCGGGCTGTGGAACCCGGGTCCGATGCAGACCTCCGAATAG